In Oceanobacillus sp. FSL K6-2867, one DNA window encodes the following:
- a CDS encoding glutaredoxin domain-containing protein, which produces MKQNVTLYSTMMCPVCSMVRDFLTNMNIEYKEINVDIKPIEMIKLIKNTRKFSVPQTNINGDWVLGFDPVRMLELLNAKEK; this is translated from the coding sequence ATGAAACAAAATGTAACACTTTATAGCACCATGATGTGTCCGGTATGTAGTATGGTAAGAGACTTTTTAACTAATATGAATATAGAATATAAAGAAATTAATGTAGACATTAAGCCAATAGAAATGATAAAACTTATTAAGAATACGCGAAAATTTTCAGTTCCTCAAACTAATATTAATGGTGATTGGGTTTTGGGATTTGACCCAGTTCGTATGCTGGAGCTGCTTAATGCTAAGGAAAAATAG
- a CDS encoding OsmC family protein, protein MAELKTNVKAVWNGGTAGDGTLKAGNLDTKIAIPKFLNGSGNGAGPKELLVSSATTCYIATLTSILENRKLPVVEHTITSEAIKSDQEFSITHYPVIVLSADATEADVKSAERAIEGADRACEVGNLLKKAGIVIEAKGKVSLK, encoded by the coding sequence ATGGCAGAATTAAAAACAAATGTGAAAGCGGTTTGGAATGGTGGCACAGCAGGAGATGGGACGCTTAAAGCTGGGAATTTGGATACAAAAATTGCTATCCCAAAATTTTTAAATGGTAGTGGAAACGGGGCTGGCCCGAAAGAGCTATTAGTATCATCGGCAACAACTTGTTATATCGCAACACTTACCTCTATACTTGAAAACAGAAAATTACCTGTCGTGGAACATACTATAACTTCGGAAGCAATAAAATCCGATCAAGAGTTTTCGATTACTCACTATCCAGTTATTGTTTTATCTGCAGATGCAACAGAAGCTGATGTCAAATCTGCAGAAAGAGCAATAGAGGGCGCAGACAGAGCTTGCGAAGTAGGGAACTTATTAAAAAAAGCAGGTATTGTTATTGAAGCAAAAGGAAAAGTGTCTTTGAAATAA
- a CDS encoding MFS transporter: protein MVRQTNDSVQDYIDNPEKQKQLYKRTLIIIVISQMFGGAGLAAGITVGALLAGQMLGTNAFAGIPAALFTLGSAGAALAVGRLSNSYGRRMGLATGFIAGGLGAVGVVFAAVLNSVFLLFISLLVYGAGTATNLQARYAGTDLATNKQRGTAVSIAMVSTTLGAVAGPNLVGVMGNIARSIGVPELAGPFILSAAAFILAGLVLFAFLRPDPFIIALKINTNKKNTESNMIREENHVNKKGITVGATIMVLSQIVMIAIMTMTPIHMGHHGHSLGAIGLVIGFHIGAMYFPSLFTGILVDKVGRPVMAIASGVTLLISGIVAATAPGDSLFLMILALTLLGIGWNFGLISGTALIVDSTEPSTRAKTQGTVDVFIALAGSTGGAMSGMVVAGTSYEMLSLAGGILSLILIPVVILFVGSRNNQKQFLENEIVKIKK, encoded by the coding sequence ATGGTTAGGCAAACAAACGATTCAGTACAAGATTATATAGATAATCCAGAAAAACAAAAACAATTGTATAAACGTACATTAATCATTATCGTTATCTCACAAATGTTTGGTGGAGCAGGTTTAGCCGCCGGAATAACAGTTGGAGCATTGCTTGCAGGGCAAATGCTTGGCACGAATGCATTTGCGGGTATTCCTGCGGCCTTATTTACGTTAGGCTCGGCAGGAGCTGCATTAGCAGTTGGAAGGCTTTCGAATAGTTATGGAAGACGTATGGGGTTAGCAACAGGGTTTATAGCAGGTGGACTTGGAGCAGTAGGTGTTGTGTTTGCCGCTGTCTTAAATAGTGTGTTTTTATTATTTATATCCCTGCTCGTATATGGTGCGGGTACTGCGACTAATTTACAAGCTAGATATGCAGGGACAGACTTAGCAACGAACAAACAGCGAGGTACTGCTGTAAGTATAGCAATGGTCTCCACAACACTTGGGGCGGTTGCGGGTCCCAACCTAGTAGGTGTGATGGGAAATATAGCTCGTTCTATAGGTGTTCCAGAACTCGCAGGACCATTTATATTATCCGCAGCAGCGTTTATATTGGCGGGGCTTGTGTTATTTGCCTTTTTACGTCCTGATCCATTTATTATTGCTTTAAAAATAAATACAAATAAAAAAAATACAGAGTCAAACATGATTCGAGAAGAGAATCATGTGAATAAAAAAGGAATAACAGTTGGAGCCACCATTATGGTATTAAGCCAAATTGTGATGATAGCGATTATGACGATGACACCAATTCATATGGGGCATCATGGTCACAGCTTAGGAGCTATCGGACTTGTTATCGGCTTTCATATTGGCGCCATGTACTTTCCTTCGCTCTTTACAGGAATTCTGGTTGATAAGGTTGGGCGCCCTGTCATGGCAATTGCTTCTGGAGTTACATTGCTCATCTCAGGTATTGTAGCAGCGACAGCCCCAGGTGATTCTTTATTTTTAATGATTCTTGCGCTCACCTTACTTGGTATAGGATGGAATTTTGGCTTGATCAGTGGTACAGCTTTAATCGTTGACTCAACGGAGCCTTCAACACGCGCCAAAACCCAAGGTACAGTGGATGTTTTTATTGCTCTAGCTGGATCGACCGGAGGTGCTATGTCAGGAATGGTTGTAGCTGGTACAAGCTACGAAATGTTATCACTTGCTGGAGGGATTTTATCTTTAATACTTATTCCAGTAGTAATATTGTTTGTTGGCAGTAGAAATAATCAGAAGCAATTTTTAGAGAATGAAATAGTAAAAATAAAGAAATGA
- a CDS encoding glutaredoxin domain-containing protein, which yields MKVYTTNTCTYCVVMKNFLKDKGLPFEEINVQHDPIAADRLVKTTGEMGVPQTEINGQWVLGFDPEKVMQLVK from the coding sequence ATTAAAGTCTATACAACTAATACTTGTACATACTGTGTAGTGATGAAAAACTTCTTAAAGGACAAGGGACTTCCTTTTGAAGAAATAAACGTCCAACATGATCCAATTGCTGCAGACCGTTTAGTAAAAACAACAGGCGAAATGGGTGTTCCACAAACTGAAATAAATGGTCAATGGGTATTAGGATTTGATCCGGAAAAAGTAATGCAATTAGTTAAGTGA
- a CDS encoding metal-sensitive transcriptional regulator, whose translation MEYNDQMKNRVKRMEGQLRGILKMMEENKDCKEVITQLSAVRSAVDRTVGVIVSSNLVECVLEAEKNGENKDEVIKEAVNLLVKSR comes from the coding sequence GTGGAATATAATGATCAAATGAAAAATAGAGTAAAACGGATGGAAGGACAACTTCGCGGGATTTTAAAAATGATGGAAGAAAACAAAGATTGTAAAGAGGTCATTACGCAGTTGTCAGCTGTCCGCTCAGCAGTAGATCGAACAGTAGGTGTAATTGTAAGTTCAAACTTAGTTGAATGTGTTCTAGAAGCCGAAAAAAACGGAGAAAATAAGGATGAAGTAATTAAAGAGGCTGTCAACTTGCTTGTAAAAAGCAGATAA
- a CDS encoding rhodanese-like domain-containing protein — translation MKEITAKELQQKLVSGEKINIVDVREDEEVVNGKIPGAKHLPLGQIPERLAELDKNEHYYMVCRSGGRSGNACQFLIQHGYNVTNMAGGMLDWKGEID, via the coding sequence ATGAAAGAAATTACTGCAAAAGAATTACAACAAAAACTAGTTAGTGGTGAGAAAATAAATATTGTCGATGTCAGAGAAGATGAAGAAGTTGTTAATGGAAAAATTCCAGGTGCAAAACATCTGCCGCTAGGACAAATTCCAGAACGTTTAGCAGAATTAGATAAAAATGAACATTATTACATGGTATGCCGATCAGGAGGCAGAAGTGGAAACGCATGTCAGTTCTTGATCCAACATGGCTATAATGTAACAAACATGGCAGGCGGCATGCTTGATTGGAAAGGAGAAATAGATTAA
- a CDS encoding metalloregulator ArsR/SmtB family transcription factor yields the protein MDARYLKDLLYQEYARIGKSLSSPKRLEILDLLSQGPKSVETLSKSTGMSVANVSQHLQTLNNARMVKFNKAGNYVIYELADKVIADFINSLHKLSEKQFLQVQQIKQKFLNANKELEEVSLEELNERMEKGEVLLLDVRPKEEYENAHIPGAVSIPMEELKEKLDSLPANRDVVAYCRGIYCLWSAEAVELLRSQGINAYRLEKSVQDWSEFQEHLN from the coding sequence ATAGATGCAAGATATTTAAAGGATTTATTATATCAAGAGTATGCAAGAATAGGTAAAAGTCTTTCCAGTCCGAAACGATTGGAAATTCTGGATCTTTTGTCGCAAGGTCCTAAATCGGTCGAAACATTATCGAAATCAACCGGTATGTCTGTAGCAAATGTATCACAGCATTTACAAACACTTAATAATGCTAGAATGGTTAAATTTAACAAGGCAGGAAACTATGTGATTTATGAACTGGCAGATAAGGTCATTGCTGACTTTATCAATTCTCTACATAAATTATCAGAAAAACAGTTTCTGCAGGTCCAACAAATAAAACAGAAATTTTTAAATGCTAATAAAGAACTGGAAGAGGTTTCGCTCGAAGAACTTAACGAAAGGATGGAAAAGGGAGAAGTATTACTGTTGGATGTCAGACCAAAAGAGGAATATGAAAATGCACATATACCCGGAGCTGTTTCGATACCAATGGAAGAATTAAAAGAGAAGCTTGACTCTTTACCGGCTAACCGTGATGTTGTTGCTTATTGTAGAGGAATATATTGTTTATGGTCAGCAGAAGCAGTAGAACTTTTAAGGAGTCAAGGTATTAATGCTTACCGTTTGGAAAAAAGCGTTCAAGATTGGAGTGAATTTCAAGAACATTTAAATTAA
- a CDS encoding nucleoside transporter C-terminal domain-containing protein: MDIIFGLFSLMGLLFIAWLLSKNKKAIKWRTITVGVVLEGIFVYFMLNVPLGRWILHHAAQGVQNVLDYSQAGIEFLFGGFFAEGTNVGFVFAIQVLSVIIFISALVSALYYLRIIPFVVRVLGWIVGKVFGTTRVESFNTVGNTMLGIVESPLLIKPYLAKLTRSELFTVMVGGTASASGAILLSYAQMGIDIKYLIISVFSVPFVAIVMSKIMEPETEESVTNEAIEMEEAGYTNIFEAISEGAVSGVKLAANIGGLLIAFISLLALVNGMLGLFGTDLATIFGYVFFPFALLVGIPFEDAFRAASIIGTKLTANELIAYQQVLNIQENLKPQTIAILTVALCNFANLSSIGQLIVGLGSLAPSKKKQIASLSFKAIIAGTLASFITAIFVSMFV; this comes from the coding sequence ATGGATATTATATTTGGTTTATTCTCCCTTATGGGATTACTGTTTATAGCTTGGCTCTTAAGCAAAAATAAAAAAGCAATCAAATGGCGTACGATTACAGTAGGTGTGGTATTGGAAGGTATTTTTGTTTACTTTATGCTTAATGTACCTCTTGGTCGCTGGATACTTCATCATGCTGCCCAAGGTGTTCAAAACGTTCTTGATTATAGTCAAGCAGGTATTGAATTTTTATTTGGAGGATTTTTTGCAGAAGGAACGAATGTAGGATTTGTTTTCGCGATTCAAGTTTTATCCGTTATTATATTTATTTCAGCATTAGTATCAGCTTTATATTATTTACGTATCATTCCTTTTGTTGTACGTGTGCTCGGATGGATTGTTGGTAAAGTATTTGGTACGACACGGGTAGAATCCTTTAATACAGTTGGCAATACAATGCTGGGTATTGTTGAATCTCCATTGCTGATTAAGCCCTACCTGGCAAAGCTTACACGTTCAGAATTGTTTACAGTAATGGTTGGAGGGACAGCTTCAGCCAGTGGCGCAATCCTTCTGTCTTATGCCCAAATGGGGATAGATATTAAGTATTTAATCATTTCTGTTTTCTCTGTACCTTTTGTTGCTATTGTAATGTCGAAAATCATGGAACCTGAAACGGAGGAGTCTGTGACAAATGAAGCTATCGAAATGGAAGAAGCAGGATATACAAACATTTTTGAAGCTATTTCCGAAGGGGCTGTGAGTGGAGTAAAGCTTGCCGCTAATATTGGTGGATTACTTATTGCATTCATCAGTCTATTAGCTCTTGTAAACGGCATGCTAGGACTCTTTGGCACAGATTTAGCTACCATTTTTGGTTATGTATTCTTTCCTTTCGCATTGCTAGTTGGGATTCCTTTTGAAGATGCTTTCCGTGCTGCATCCATAATCGGGACAAAGCTTACTGCAAATGAACTGATTGCATACCAGCAAGTGCTTAATATACAGGAAAATTTAAAACCACAAACGATTGCAATCTTAACTGTTGCATTGTGTAACTTTGCAAACCTTTCTTCTATTGGTCAATTAATTGTAGGACTTGGTTCCTTAGCGCCTTCTAAGAAAAAACAGATTGCATCGCTGAGCTTTAAAGCAATTATAGCTGGTACGTTAGCAAGCTTTATTACAGCTATATTTGTCAGTATGTTTGTGTAG
- a CDS encoding four-helix bundle copper-binding protein, whose product MSHEQHRELIKTLHECAAACNHCFDACLKEDDIKMMAECIRLDRECADICSYLEHALARNTPFVSELASVCAKICEACGNECKKHDHEHCQKCADACFRCAEACKNAA is encoded by the coding sequence ATGTCACATGAACAACACCGTGAATTAATTAAGACGTTACACGAATGTGCGGCAGCATGTAATCATTGTTTTGATGCATGCTTGAAAGAAGATGATATTAAAATGATGGCTGAGTGTATACGTTTGGATAGAGAGTGTGCTGATATCTGTTCTTACTTAGAGCATGCTCTAGCAAGAAACACTCCATTTGTCTCTGAATTAGCTTCAGTTTGTGCTAAAATTTGTGAAGCATGTGGAAACGAATGTAAGAAACATGATCATGAGCATTGTCAAAAATGTGCAGATGCTTGTTTTAGATGTGCTGAAGCGTGTAAAAATGCTGCTTAA
- a CDS encoding class I SAM-dependent methyltransferase, which translates to MSKEHWDKSFSDEDFVYGERENAFIHDMSKIIRDQSKVGCFAEGEGRNAVYLARLGHDVTTYDQSTIGLEKTKILANKNNVDVETVAIDLTSEKVKTNQFDAAIMVFGHVPKENQKFLIKNMIDSVKSGGHIIFEVYSEAQLKYQTGGPRSLDMLYNPVEILDWIKNYKCIHFYYGEAMRHEGKRHVGLGHVIQVAIKK; encoded by the coding sequence ATGTCAAAAGAACATTGGGATAAGAGTTTTTCAGATGAGGATTTTGTTTATGGTGAGCGGGAAAATGCATTTATACACGACATGAGCAAAATTATACGAGATCAATCAAAAGTTGGCTGTTTTGCTGAAGGTGAAGGTCGCAATGCGGTTTACTTAGCTAGACTTGGTCATGATGTGACGACATATGATCAATCGACAATAGGTCTTGAAAAAACGAAAATATTGGCAAACAAAAATAATGTTGACGTAGAAACTGTTGCGATTGATTTGACGAGTGAAAAAGTGAAAACAAATCAATTTGATGCAGCCATTATGGTATTTGGTCACGTTCCAAAAGAAAATCAGAAGTTCCTGATAAAAAACATGATAGATTCAGTGAAATCCGGTGGCCATATTATTTTTGAAGTCTACTCAGAAGCTCAACTTAAATATCAAACAGGTGGTCCACGATCTCTTGATATGTTATATAATCCAGTAGAAATTCTGGATTGGATTAAAAATTACAAATGTATTCATTTTTATTATGGTGAAGCAATGCGTCATGAAGGAAAAAGGCATGTGGGCTTAGGACATGTCATCCAAGTTGCAATAAAAAAATAA